The Microcebus murinus isolate Inina chromosome 9, M.murinus_Inina_mat1.0, whole genome shotgun sequence nucleotide sequence TCCTGAGTGCCTTCACCGTGCACCCTGTCTCCGAGGGCACCCTCATGTACCGGCTCCACAAACGCTTCAGTGCTCTGGAGTTGGAGCGGGCTTACAGTGAAATAGAACAACTCCAGGTAAGCTGAAGAGAAGCAGGTGGGCAGAGGACCATGGGAGGGTCAGTGGGAGCCTGAGATATCCAGGTATGCAGCGAGCCAGTGAGTGGGCAGCTGGGGGTTGGGGGTCTGGGCTAGGACTGTATGATGGCAGGGTGGAAAGAGGCTGACCATACCTAAATTTGAAACAGCCACAGGGACAGGGGTCTGTGGGGATCCAGAGCAGTCACAAGGTGAGTTTCCGGAACAATTTGAATGCAGTTAACTCGGAGCGTCTGGGAGCTCGGTGCAGCGTCAGACAGAATAGCTGTAGCTCCTCCTCAATAGTCCCTCTCCACCAAGGAGGCAAAACTCCAGGAGTTCCTGGACTTTCTAGAACTATCCCAAGAAAGCCCAAGGGTAGAAGACAGAAGAATTCTCTAGTAGAATGTCAGAGGTGGAGTACAGATGAAAACAAGGGTCTGATCATGTGAGTCCTCTGGGCATGGGAGAGAAAGGGTGTTGAGCTTTATATTTCAAGATACGTCTGCCTGTGCAGAAGCACATTTTCCTCCTCACAGCATTTGTGTAAGGTGGGTATGATTCATATTCTTCTGCATTTTATGGATTAAGAGTAGAACATATAGGGAATGAAATGATTAGCCAGGGGGCCCCTCACTAAGTGTTGACAGAGTTAGGACAGAACTCAGCTGTTTGACTGTCAGGGCCTGGGCATCTGGAGCTGGGTAGGGTCCTGGAGCTGGTATTGACGTTGTTTCCTCCAACCTAGGCTCAGATCCGGAACTTGACGGTGCTGACCCCCGAGGGGGAAGCGGGGCTGAGCTGGCCTGTTGGGCTCCCCGCCCCTTTCACACCACACTCTCGCTTTGAGGTGCTGGGCTGGGACTACTTCACAGAGCAGCACACCTTCTCCTGTGCAGATGGGGCTCCCAAGTGCCCACTGCAGGGGGCTAGCAGGGCAGACGTGGGCGACGCCGTGGAGACGGCCCTGGAGCAGCTCAATCGGCGGTATCAGCCCCGCCTGCGCTTCCAGAAGCAGCAGCTGCTCAATGGCTACCGGCGCTTTGATCCAGCCCGGGGCATGGAGTACACCCTGGACTTGCTCTTGGAATGTGTGACTCAGCGTGGGCACCGGCGGGCCCTGGCCCGCAGGGTCAGCCTGCTGCGGCCACTGAGCCGGGTGGAAATCCTACCTATGCCCTATGTCACCGAGGCCACCCGAGTGCAGCTGGTGCTACCGCTCCTGGTGGCTGAAGCTGCTGCGGCCCTGGCTTTCCTTGAGGCCTTTGCAGCCAGTGTTCTGGAGCCACGAGAACACGCCTTGCTCACCCTGCTTCTGGTCTACGGGCCACAAGAAGGTGGCCGTGGGGCCCCAGACCCGTTTCTTGGGGTGAAGGCTGCAGCAGCTGAGTTGGAGCGACGGTACCCTGGGACAAGGCTGGCCTGGCTTGCTGTGCGAGCAGAGGCCCCTTCCCAGGTACGACTCATGGACGTGGTCTCGAAGAAGCACCCCGTGGACACTCTCTTCTTCCTCACCACTGTGTGGACAAGGCCTGGGCCGGAAGTCCTCAACCGCTGCCGCATGAATGCCATCTCTGGCTGGCAGGCCTTCTTTCCAGTCCATTTCCAGGAGTTCAACCCTGCCCTGTCACCACAGAGGTCACCCCCAGGCCCTCCGGGGGCTGGCCCTGACCCTCCATCCCCTCCTGGTGCTGACCCTTCCCGGGGGGCTCCCGTGGGGGGCAGATTTGACCGGCAGGCGTCTGCAGAGGGCTGCTTCTACAATGCTGACTACCTGGCAGCCCGAGCCCGGCTGGCTGGTGAACTGGCAGGtcaggaagaggaggaagccctggaggggctggaggtgatGGATGTTTTCCTCCGGTTCTCAGGGCTCCACCTCTTTCGGGCCGTAGAGCCAGGGCTGGTGCAGAAGTTCTCCCTGCGGGACTGCAACCCACGGCTCAGTGAGGAGCTCTACCACCGCTGCCGCCTCAGCAacctggaggggctggggggccgCGCCCAGCTGGCCATGGCTCTGTTTGAGCAGGAGCAGGCCAACAGCACTTAGCACCCCCCAGGGCCCTAACCTTGCATTTCCCTGCGTCTGCCTGAGCCCCAGGAAGGGCAAGGCAGGGCGATGGACAGATGGAGGGCTTGCCGCTGtatttttttaacaagaaaatgttattaaaagtgTCTTCTGCCAAAATGATTTTAGGTCTAGGGAAAATGCAATAAGAAGAAACCAAGGGAGGGTAGTGGGGAATTTGTCCAGAGACACCCactgccttctccctccctcctccgtacctcctccccttcccagttTCCAATGACCACACAGCTGCTGTCAGATGAATGACCTTTAATCCAGCACCCCAACCCCAGGGTGGCAGAGAGTGATGCCAGAGCCCAGGGCAGAACGCTGGGGGAACGGCGCAGCCAGAAGGTCCATAGTGCTGCATGTGCACGGGGCTCCTAGGTGTTGCGCACGACCAGCGACTGCTCCAGCTCCTGCCTGCGCTGCTGGATCTTTAGAGGAAGTGAGAGCAGGAACAGTTTACAGTGTTCCCGGTGAGTGATCAGGACAAACCACCTACAGACACCCCCTGCCCTGGAAGAgcagctgggagcagggagggctaCTGCATGGAGAGGCAGTGTGGTGGAGAAGTTTCACGGGGGAGTAGCAAGGACCGTGCCAGCTGAGAAGGGAGGTTTCCTTCAGGTGGAGCAAGGGGAGCCTCAGGGCAAGGGCCCCTCCATACCTTGCAGTAGAAGTAGCGGCTGACAGCTTCCTGAGACCAGGGCTGGTGGTAGAACTCAGCCCGGCGCTCTTCCTCGGGGTTGCCGGCTACATCTGTCATCACCTGGAGGGAGCATGAGGTTAGCCCTGAGCCCCTCACCCACCCCTGG carries:
- the CHPF2 gene encoding chondroitin sulfate glucuronyltransferase, whose product is MAGPTTMRLSSLLALLRPALPLILGLSLGCSLSLLRVSWIQGEGEDPCIEAVGEPGGPQNPDSRAQLDQSDEDFKPRIVPYYRDPNKPYKKVLRTRYIQTELGSRERLLVAVLTSRATLSTLAVAVNRTVAHHFPRLLYFTGQRGARAPAGMQVVSHGDERPAWLMSETLRHLHTHFGADYDWFFIMQDDTYVQAPRLAALAGHLSINHDLYLGRAEEFIGAGEQARYCHGGFGYLLSRSLLLRLRPHLDGCRGDILSARPDEWLGRCLIDSLGIGCVSQHQGQQYRSFELAKNRDPEKEGSLAFLSAFTVHPVSEGTLMYRLHKRFSALELERAYSEIEQLQAQIRNLTVLTPEGEAGLSWPVGLPAPFTPHSRFEVLGWDYFTEQHTFSCADGAPKCPLQGASRADVGDAVETALEQLNRRYQPRLRFQKQQLLNGYRRFDPARGMEYTLDLLLECVTQRGHRRALARRVSLLRPLSRVEILPMPYVTEATRVQLVLPLLVAEAAAALAFLEAFAASVLEPREHALLTLLLVYGPQEGGRGAPDPFLGVKAAAAELERRYPGTRLAWLAVRAEAPSQVRLMDVVSKKHPVDTLFFLTTVWTRPGPEVLNRCRMNAISGWQAFFPVHFQEFNPALSPQRSPPGPPGAGPDPPSPPGADPSRGAPVGGRFDRQASAEGCFYNADYLAARARLAGELAGQEEEEALEGLEVMDVFLRFSGLHLFRAVEPGLVQKFSLRDCNPRLSEELYHRCRLSNLEGLGGRAQLAMALFEQEQANST